Genomic segment of Psychrobacter sanguinis:
AGAGCTTAATAATTTTCATCCTAAGCTAGATTTGCAGGTTAAATTCTTATTTAGCTCTGACGGCTTTAGCATTAGTTTAATCACCAGCAACCAGAGCGAGGATACGGTACATTTTTCTCAAGCGCTACATACCTACTTACCCACAGCAAATATTGAAACCACTAAAATTAGCGGGTTAGATAAAGTTACCTATACCGACGCTTTAGATGGTTGGACCACCAAAACTCAGCAAGGTGATGTGACTTTTAGCGAAGGCGTCGATCGTATTTATCACGATGCTCCTTATCTGTCTGCTTATACTTTTGCACCCGGTATTCCGATTATAAGAAATAAGGGCAGTAACAGTACGGTGGTTTGGAACCCTTGGCATACCAAAGCCCACGAAATCTCTCAATTTGCCAAAGATGATTATAAAAAGATGCTATGTATAGAGACAGCCAATGCTCATTTAGACAGTATCGCTTTGGCACCAGGCGAAAGTCATGAGCTTAGTTTAACAATGAACATGCTCCCTTCCTAATCTAAGACACCTCTATCTTAACCCTACCTTTTTAACACGTTTTCTTATGGTAACCAAACCTGCTCATACCTTTTATTTAATCTTCATTTTGGTTACCCTAAGATTGAGCATCCTAAAACCTATGTTTTTGACAGATTTATAACGCCGATAACCTGTTTTTACTTTTATTATTCATCTAGTTTTTACTTTATCCCTCATTCTAATACTATAAATAACTGACTCTCATTAAGGAATCATTCTATGCTGCCCACTCGTATTGCTGCTGCTATAACCACAGCCATAGGTCTATCATTGGCTGCAACCAGCGCCCAAGCTGCCCCAGAGGCCCCTTATTTATCTAATTCTCAATTCCAACAATGTTTAGATGGCCTCAAAAACTCAAGCACCTTCCGTGGTGTCAGTAGCTCTACTTTTGAAAACTACCGTCCTAGCGAGCCTGACCCAAGTGTTATTGCTTCACTAAATTACCAGCCAGAATTTCAAAAAGATGTTTGGGATTATCTATCTTCACTGGTAGACAAAGAGCGTGTTGAAGATGGTATTCGTGCTAAGCGTGAAATGGCAGACACTTTACGTCGCATCGAATCGCGTTACGGGGTTAAAGCGGAGCATGTATTAGGCGTATGGGGCGTTGAGTCCAACTTTGGTCAGACTTTAGGTAAAAAAGACTTATTTCAATCATTGGCCACTTTATCTTGTTTTGACCGTCGCCAGTCTTATTTCCGTGGTGAATACGCCAATGCGCTAAAAATCGTTCAAAATGGTGATATTGCCGCCAGCGATATGAAAGGCTCTTGGGCAGGTGCTTTTGGTCAGACTCAATTTATGCCAGGGACTTTCTTAGACTTAGCCGTTGATTTCGATGGCGATGGTCGCCGCGACTTGGTCAATAGTAAGACTGACGCTCTAGCCTCAACTGCTAACTTCTTGGCAAAACGTGGCTACCGTAGCGGTGAGCCATGGGGTTATGAAGTTAAGATACCAGCCGGCTTCTGGGGTTCAAATAGCCGTACAGACAAAAAATCAATGAGCTACTGGCGTGACAAAGGCTTTACTTTAGCTGACGGCCGTCCCTTACCTTATGATTTAAGCAGTGCAGGTTTGTTATTGCCAGCAGGTCTAGAAGGACCAGCGTTCTTAGTGGGTAAAAACTTCGATACTTTCTACTCTTATAATGCGTCGGAAAACTATGCTTTAGCGATTGCTCATTTGTCAGATTTGATCGAGAGCGAGAACAGCAACAAAACTGACTTCATTACTGCTTGGCCAACCGATGATGCAGGTATCAGCCGCCAACAAGCCAAAGACATCCAGCAAGGGCTACTTAATGCCGGATATGACATTGGTGAAGTCGACGGTATTATTGGTGACAATACCCGTAAAGCGATTCAGCAGTATCAAACCAGCAAGGGCGTATTCCCTGCCGATGGCCGTGCTGGTCAAAAGTTCTATCGCTTGATTATGGGCAATCATGGTACTCAGTCACAGCCTAATTACTCTCAGTACAATCAACCGATTAGTCAGCCAAGTAGTCAGAGTAATACCAGTAACGACAGTATCGGTCGTCTTATTCAACAACAAGATGGAGCTCGTAAAGTGATGTCAGAAGACGGTAATCTCCGCATTATCCGTATTGATAACGGCCAGTAATTTAATTAGCTGATTATTAAGCTTGTTAAACACAGCTCATTAAATTTAGTTCATAAAAAAAGCCACGCAATTGCGTGGTTTTTTTTATAGTTTAATCTTTTAACTGTTTATTGGGCATTTAAACAATAGGCGGTGGGTTTGGTTTACCGTTATCACCATCCCAATTTTCCTGAGCCTTTTTATCTAAGTCTTCAGGTGTTTTATGTTCCCACTTACCATTTTCTTTCCAGGTAGCGTCGCCCCAATCGTTGTCTTTTTCATCATCCCATTTTTTGTAAGTACTGCTAGGATCAATGCCTCGACGCTTCATGTCTGCAACTTGCTCTTCCAATGTATGATACTGATCCGCATCATGCATCGTATCTTCTAACTGGTTAATCTCTTGTTTTAACTTATGATCATTATTATTAGTCATATTATTATCCTTAGACCTGTTAGGTCACTGTATTTTAAAGCATACTGAAGTTAGAATTATTGACATACTCCCACCACCAAACCTAACGGTTATGGTGGGGGAATCTTTGCGACCCATAACAACCTAAGTTGTTACCTTTCGCCATGCCACCTACGCTGATAGGTATAGGCATGGAGGAACTCTTTACACAGTAGCACGTCCTGCTACATCAGCTAACGCCTGAGAGCGTATATTGCTTGCTGCATTGGTATCACGGTCATGCTGTGTTTGACAGCTAGGGCACGTCCAATTTCTGACTGACAACGGCAGAGTATCTAATTTGTGATGACAATGCGAACAAATTTTACTACTAGCAAAGAACCGATTTACCTTTAGGATATTCTTACCATACCAATTCGCCTTGTAGGTAAGCAGGGTAACAAACTGCCCCCAACCCACGTCATTAATCGCTTTGGCAAGTTTACGGTTCTTTACCATGTTTTTCACACCTAAATCTTCTATCGCATAGCTTGTCGCTTGGTTTTCACAGATAAGGCTATGCGTGATTTTGTGATGTAAGTCTAATCGAGCGTTGCGTACTTTTTCATGAATACGAGCAACAGCTAATTTTTGTTTTTGATAGTTCTTACTGGTCTTTTGTTTACGAGCAAAGATTTTTTGCTGTATAGCAAGTCGTTTACTGGCTTTGGCTAAATGCTTTGGGTTATCAAATTTGCTACCATCTGATAGATTGAGTAAGTGACTAATACCTAAGTCAATGCCAACCGTTAATCTAGGTTCAATGGTCGTAGGCGTTGGCAACATATCAGCATTATCAACCAGTACGCTTGCATAGTATTTGCCTGTGGCGGTTTTACTAATAGTAACGGTTTTGATATTACCAACAAATTCACGGCTAAATACGGTTTTGATGCCTTTTATTTTAGGTAGATTGATAATACCTTGCTCAAAGTTTACGGTGCAATGTTGAGGGCATTGATAACTACGCTGTGGGATTTTTTTAGATTTGAAACGTGGAAATTTGGCATGACCTTTGAAGAAGTTAGTAAAAGCGGTATAGACATTTAGTAAGGCATTTAGTAGTGATTGGCTATTGACCTCGTTTAGCCATGCAAACTGAGCTTTCTTTTTCTTTTTTACTAAATGGCTTTGGATTTTGCTACGTGATAATGATTTGCCAAACATAGCATAGTAGCGTTTTTGCAATGCCAACGCCCAATTGAACACAAACCGACTACAGCCAAAATGCTTTTCGATTAGCACTCGCTGTTCGTAGTTTGGGTAAATTCTGTATTTATAGGCTTTAAGCATAGTTTGTCAGTCAACTTGAATATAGGTATAACTTAGCATTATTTGCATTTAGCATCAATTATCAGCAATAAACCTAAATCCTTAGAATAGGTCGCCCGTGCTTACATCTCCACCTAAATAAAAGATTATAGGTGAAGAATTACGCACGATAAGTTAAATTCTACTGTAAGCCATGACGTTTCACAAACCAAACTCGTATGCTTTATATTACCAACTCAAGCTTTTGGTAACTTAATGACTGTGATCTATCAGTAATAAGTAGACAATAACCCAGTAGCGACAACCTACCAGCAGCAAGGGGCTATTTAAGCCGACTCACGATAAATCAACCGTTGTACTAAGCGCGTCACCTGTGCCAAGTCCGCTTTGGGGTCAGAAACAAAGAAAGACAGCTTACTCTTAATATTCTTAACTTGGCTGAAATCATTTGTCCCTTGCGTGGTATGACCAATATATAATTCGCTTACTGAGGGAATTTGAAATTCAGTGTCTATTAGTTCAATGGTTGTCGGTCTAGCATTTAGTGATTCAGTGCTTAGTGGTCCAGGATTTATTAACTTAGTGCTTAGTAATTCGGTGCTTAGCGACTCGCTATTTGATAGTTCGGAGCTTAGAGATCCATTGAGCGCCAACGACTGAAATTGCTGAAGTAACGCCTTAACCCGTGCTGCAATAGCGGCGCCAGAATCTACCACTTTAATGCCTAAATTCTCGCTCTCTACCTCAGCTAACACAAACTCTCTGAAAAAAGGATAGTGGGTAC
This window contains:
- a CDS encoding D-hexose-6-phosphate mutarotase, which codes for MLPTLEYSKIDELDAITITASNYHATVLLQGAQLIHFSTQYEPDNWLWVSEKAEYKAGDSVRGGVPICWPVFGQFDANPQAVKDSFADCRFDLTQHGFARTQVFDLEMFNPLHVDDALRHYASLTLNLPELNNFHPKLDLQVKFLFSSDGFSISLITSNQSEDTVHFSQALHTYLPTANIETTKISGLDKVTYTDALDGWTTKTQQGDVTFSEGVDRIYHDAPYLSAYTFAPGIPIIRNKGSNSTVVWNPWHTKAHEISQFAKDDYKKMLCIETANAHLDSIALAPGESHELSLTMNMLPS
- a CDS encoding lytic murein transglycosylase, coding for MLPTRIAAAITTAIGLSLAATSAQAAPEAPYLSNSQFQQCLDGLKNSSTFRGVSSSTFENYRPSEPDPSVIASLNYQPEFQKDVWDYLSSLVDKERVEDGIRAKREMADTLRRIESRYGVKAEHVLGVWGVESNFGQTLGKKDLFQSLATLSCFDRRQSYFRGEYANALKIVQNGDIAASDMKGSWAGAFGQTQFMPGTFLDLAVDFDGDGRRDLVNSKTDALASTANFLAKRGYRSGEPWGYEVKIPAGFWGSNSRTDKKSMSYWRDKGFTLADGRPLPYDLSSAGLLLPAGLEGPAFLVGKNFDTFYSYNASENYALAIAHLSDLIESENSNKTDFITAWPTDDAGISRQQAKDIQQGLLNAGYDIGEVDGIIGDNTRKAIQQYQTSKGVFPADGRAGQKFYRLIMGNHGTQSQPNYSQYNQPISQPSSQSNTSNDSIGRLIQQQDGARKVMSEDGNLRIIRIDNGQ
- a CDS encoding transposase — encoded protein: MLKAYKYRIYPNYEQRVLIEKHFGCSRFVFNWALALQKRYYAMFGKSLSRSKIQSHLVKKKKKAQFAWLNEVNSQSLLNALLNVYTAFTNFFKGHAKFPRFKSKKIPQRSYQCPQHCTVNFEQGIINLPKIKGIKTVFSREFVGNIKTVTISKTATGKYYASVLVDNADMLPTPTTIEPRLTVGIDLGISHLLNLSDGSKFDNPKHLAKASKRLAIQQKIFARKQKTSKNYQKQKLAVARIHEKVRNARLDLHHKITHSLICENQATSYAIEDLGVKNMVKNRKLAKAINDVGWGQFVTLLTYKANWYGKNILKVNRFFASSKICSHCHHKLDTLPLSVRNWTCPSCQTQHDRDTNAASNIRSQALADVAGRATV